A window of the Oncorhynchus masou masou isolate Uvic2021 chromosome 13, UVic_Omas_1.1, whole genome shotgun sequence genome harbors these coding sequences:
- the LOC135552200 gene encoding bromodomain-containing protein 2-like isoform X2: METAINPPHDSSLGGVDVGLHGVMAMEQGPPGPGKRIRKPSLLFEGFEGPPLLPHGQAPPSGSPRPLVYDTNRQGRATNQLQFLQRAMMKYLWRHHFAWPFHEPVDASKLSLPDYHKIIKQPMDMGTIKRRLESNYYRSASECMQDFNTMFTNCYIYNKPTDDIVLMAQSLEKAFLQKVAQMPQEEIELPPPPPRGKPGKPGRGRRATVPGGVTTAHQVPAVSQSAYSPPTPDTPESLLSTPPQTLLAKSLPLTLHSTPAMLSLPPTQPTAKKKGVKRKADTTTPTTVAMPITVGVGGIGMGMAGGPDSPLTLTSLGVGHGLGLGMGMGIGMGRGRGTAGAKAPAGRRGVSGRPIKPPKKDLPDSVQLQPVRRGKLGQQLRYCNGILKELLSKKHAAYAWPFYKPVDASMLGLHDYHDIIKQPMDLSTIKRKMDSREYRDAQQFAGDVRIMYSNCYKYNPPDHDVVAMARKLQDVFEFCFAKMPDEPAAPPASMGGRSSSSSSSSSSSSESDPSSESESDSSPSSDSEEERAHRLAELQEQVCTQLKAVHEQLAALSQGPIVKPKRKKEKKDKKKKKKPEKHRGSRVPVEEDIPIRPAKMPKVTKMPKTPKSSKGGSTQGKRSTGKKSNKSKSSKKSQAVTLSMHQMSAAAMLPHYDSEEEDEVSPMSYDEKRQLSLDINKLPGEKLGRVVHIIQAREPSLRDTNPEEIEIDFETLKPSTLRELERYVMTCLRKKPRKPYGKKGGAGKSREELALEKQLELEQRLLDVSGQLNSGKKPQKTKEKPSAVEPHAVASRLSASSSSSDSSSSSSSSSSDTSDSD; this comes from the exons ATGGAGACGGCCATAAACCCGCCCCATGACAG CTCCCTGGGCGGGGTCGACGTAGGCCTGCATGGCGTCATGGCGATGGAGCAGGGCCCGCCGGGCCCCGGAAAGCGCATCCGGAAACCGTCACTGCTGTTCGAGGGATTCGAGGGCCCGCCGTTGCTCCCCCACGGGCAAGCTCCCCCCTCTGGGTCACCACGGCCCCTAGTGTACGACACGAACCGGCAGGGCCGCGCCACCAACCAGCTGCAGTTCCTCCAGAGAGCCATGATGAAGTACCTGTGGAGGCACCACTTCGCATGGCCCTTTCATGAGCCTGTGGACGCCTCCAAGCTCAGCCTGCCT GACTATCACAAGATCATCAAACAGCCCATGGACATGGGGACCATCAAGCGGCGCCTGGAGAGCAACTACTACCGCAGCGCCAGCGAGTGCATGCAGGACTTCAACACCATGTTCACCAACTGCTACATCTacaataag CCAACAGATGATATTGTTCTGATGGCCCAGTCCCTGGAGAAAGCTTTCCTTCAGAAGGTTGCCCAGATGCCCCAGGAGGAGATAGAACTGCCCCCTCCTCCACCACGGGGAAAACCGGGCAAGCCAGGTAGAGGACGAAGGGCCACAG TACCAGGAGGAGTGACGACTGCTCACCAGGTCCCGGCAGTGTCCCAGTCCGCGTACTCCCCCCCCACGCCGGACACCCCAGAGTCGCTGCTCTCCACCCCCCCACAGACGCTCCTGGCCAAGAGCCTACCTCTCACCCTCCACAGTACTCCTGCTATGCTAAGCTTACCCCCCACACAGCCCACAGCCAAG AAAAAGGGAGTGAAGCGGAAAGCagacaccaccacccccaccaccgtGGCCATGCCCATCACCGTGGGCGTTGGCGGGATTGGCATGGGCATGGCCGGCGGGCCCGACTCCCCGTTGACACTCACCTCGCTGGGGGTAGGCCATGGCCTGGGGCTCGGCATGGGGATGGGTATTGGTATGGGCCGCGGCAGAGGCACGGCGGGCGCCAAAGCACCTGCAGGGAGGCGGGGAGTCAGCGGGCGCCCTATCAAGCCGCCGAAAAAGGACCTACCGGATTCTGTGCAGCTCCAGCCGGTGCGGCGCGGCAAACTGGGCCAGCAGCTCCGGTACTGCAACGGGATTCTCAAAGAGCTGCTGTCCAAGAAACACGCGGCGTACGCCTGGCCTTTCTACAAACCAGTGGACGCCTCCATGCTGGGCCTACACGACTACCACGACATCATCAAGCAGCCCATGGACCTCAGCACCATCAAG AGGAAAATGGACAGTCGAGAGTACCGGGACGCCCAGCAGTTTGCCGGCGACGTGAGGATAATGTACTCTAACTGCTACAAGTACAACCCTCCAGACCATGACGTGGTAGCCATGGCACGCAAACTACAG gacGTCTTTGAGTTCTGCTTTGCCAAGATGCCTGACGAGCCTGCGGCCCCTCCCGCTTCCATGGGTGGGCGCTCctcatcttcttcctcttcctcctcgtcctcGTCTGAGAGTGACCCcagcagcgagagcgagagcgacagcAGCCCCAGCTCGGACAGCGAGGAGGAGCGAGCACACCGCCTGGCCGAGCTGCAGGAACAGGTGTGTACACAG CTGAAAGCAGTTCATGAGCAACTGGCAGCACTCTCCCAGGGCCCCATCGTCAAGCctaagaggaagaaagagaagaaggacaagaagaagaagaagaagcccgAGAAGCATCGGGGAAGCCGGGTACCAGTCGAAGAGGATATACCCATCCGGCCGGCTAAAATGCCCAAGGTCACCAAGATGCCGAAGACACCCAAGAGCAGCAAAGGGGGCTCCACACAGGGCAAGAGGAGCACTGGCAAGAAGAGCAACAAGAGCAA gtcctccaagaagTCTCAGGCAGTGACGCTTAGCATGCACCAGATGAGCGCTGCTGCCATGCTCCCCCACTACGACTccgaggaggaggacgaggtgtCGCCCATGAGCTACGACGAGAAGCGCCAGCTCAGCCTGGACATCAACAAGCTGCCCGGGGAGAAGCTGGGCCGCGTGGTTCACATCATCCAGGCACGCGAGCCTTCGCTGCGCGACACCAACCCAGAGGAGATCGAGATCGACTTTGAGACGCTCAAGCCGTCCACGCTGCGCGAGCTGGAACGTTACGTCATGACCTGCCTCCGCAAGAAGCCTCGCAAGCCCTATG GGAAGAAAGGTGGAGCAGGGAAGTCCCGGGAGGAGCTGGCTCTGGAGAAGCAGTTGGAACTGGAGCAGAGGTTGCTGGATGTCAGCGGGCAGCTCAACTCTGGCAAGAAGCCTCAGAAAACCAAAG agaAGCCCAGTGCAGTGGAGCCCCATGCCGTAGCGTCTCGCCTCAGCGCCAGCAGCTCCAGCTCAGACTCTTCCTCATCTTCTTCCTCGTCCTCCTCTGACACCAGTGACTCGGACTGA